DNA from Bacteroides zoogleoformans:
GGGCGCCCGCTTAACAACCTCAGGCTGATTGGCCACGAGCCGGTTATAGCGCTCGCGTGCTGTTTCAAACCGCCATGAGTCGGCTTTTACTTGCGAAGTAATCAGTGAGTTCTCCAAAATCTTTCGATAGAACATATTTACCTCCCACGACATCTCGGTGAGCATTGATAGTTTGTTGTATGGAAGCAAGTACACGATACTCGGTTCCAAGGCTTCAATCATAAGGTGGGTAGGCTCTTGTTTCAAGGTGCTCTCTATGCAAATAATGATACAGCCTTCGTAAGAAAAGTGCTCGGTGAGATCTTTTCCGTTCTTGTAATAGAATTGGCGTAACATCCCTTTCCCTACAATGACAATGTTGTGGCTGATTTGGCCTTGTCTGAGAAGAATTTCTCCTTTTTCAACCTCTTTGCGGATAAGAATTTCTTCTATTAATTTCCGGCCTTCAAGAGTCATGCCCGGGTATTGGGAGCTGATAGTATTATTTACCGTTTCTTTCAATAATGCATCCATAAACCCTGAATTTGTTCGTTCGGGCACAAAGATAGAACTTTTGGTTTTAAACAGGCGCTAAAGATTGAAAAAACAGTTATTATACGAAGTTTTTGCTAAGCCACTTCATACTATACCAGCGGCGTACAAAGATAAACCCGCGAATGTTCTCATCGAGCAGAAAGGCTATCCACATGCCATAGATGCCCCAGCCGAGGAAGATGCCGAAGAAATAGCCTACGCCGACAGCAACACTCCATTGCATCACTAACCCCACATAGAAGGGGTAATTGACGTCGCCTGCCGCACGGAGGGCATTTGTGGCAAAGATATTGATGGGGCGCCCTATTTCAAGAACGATGTCTATAAAGAGGATGATTGCTCCCATGCGAATGATTTCGGGATTGGAGGTGAGCCAACCGAAGATGGAATGTCCGAAAAGGGCAAGGATGCCGGATAAGAGAACCGTAATCATAACGGATTTCTTCATGACATATTTCCCCATGAGAAAAGCGGCGCGAGGCTTTCTCTCGCCTATAAGGTGTCCGATGCAGATGGCTCCTCCTTGTGCCATGGAGATGCTGAACAGATAGGCAAACATGATGATATTGACACAATAGGTGCGGGTAGCCAATGCTTCCACCCCTAATATGTTGATAAAATAAGTAATGACCACTTGCGACGAACTATATGAAAGTTGTTCGCCGGCAGAGGGAAGTCCCACCTTTAGCAGGTTTTTCAGTTCAGTCCACGGGAAGGGACGGAAGTAGGCCATGGGGAAACGAGGGATGTGCTTGCGAAACAGAATGACAAACAAGATGATCATGGAGACTCCTCGGCTGAAGGCTGTAGAGATGGCTGCTCCCTCTACACCCAATTCAGGAAAGCCGAAGCATCCGAAGATAAGGGAATAGTTGCCTACAATGTTGAGGATATTGACAATCACGGTTACCATCATCGGATAAACGGCTTTGTTGGCACTGCGCAGTGAGGCGGAGAGAGTGAGGGATAGTGCTTGAAAGAAAGCAAAAGCGCCTACGATGCGCATATAGTCCATTCCATCCTCCATCAATGTAGAAGTAAGTCCCATCAGTTGAAGAATGGGACGAGCACAGAAGTATAAAATCAGGCTGACGGTGATGCCGACCACAAAGTTCATCAGGATGGAGACGCCGACCACTTGTACCACATTTTTGTGTAGTTTCGCACCGAGGTATTGGGAACATAGTACGGAGGTCCCGAGATTGATAACCTCGAAAACCAGAAAAGTAAGCATAATGATTTGGTTGACAACCCCCACTGCCGCCACGCTGTTGTCCGAGTAGCGGCTCAGCATAAAGGTGTCTACGGCACCAAGCATCATGATGAGAAGTGTCTCTATAAAAATGGGAGCTGCCAGTTTGGCAAGTCTTTTCTTTAAATTTTCCTGTTGTATCATTATCGGTGTACGTATGTCTCTGAAAAAATCGTGCAAAGATAAGGAAACCAAGAATAGGAAAAATTGACATGTGTCATTTTCTGCTGTTTTATGATTTTGAGATTTAACATGTTACCTCTTGCCGAGAGAAAACAAAGAAAAAATATGTAGGAAAGATTTGCAAACTCCAAAAGTTTACTCTACATTTGCACCGCATTTCGCAAGAATGCTGTTTACGAAAAGGAAGTTTGGGTGAGTGGCTGAAACCACCAGTTTGCTAAACTGACGTACGGGTAACCGTACCGGGGGTTCGAATCCCCCAGCTTCCGCGCAAAAAGGTGGGTTCATCTAACGGTTAGGATACATGCCTCTCACGCATGACATACGAGTTCGATTCTCGTACCCACTACATTCGGGAAGAATGCACTCTTAGCTCAGTTGGTAGAGCAACTGACTCTTAATCAGTGGGTCCAGGGTTCGAATCCCTGAGGGTGTACAAGTTAAGAAAAAAGGATGAGTTGAAAATATTCATCCTTTTGTTTTGTTCGCCCGACGTGGATACGTATTCTAAATCTTCCAAGCTCCTTCTCCTTGATTTATGCGTTTCGCGACGGTAGTTCTATTCTCCTCTTTGGGAGGGATTAGAGATCTTTCAGTAAGAGGTTTCCGGACTTGTTATAATATTCTTCGCGTGCAGTCAATAAAACCTTCCATTGTTTGTTGAACTCATTGTCTTTATCAATCTTGAAGTCTTCCGAGCCGTGAGTATCCAGCTTGTCGAGCAGAAGAGCTACAGTGAGTTGATTTATGTCTATAGAGGGCTGATAGGCAATGTCTTCGCTTTTCTCGTCTGTCATCACTTCGTGCAGGAGGTTGATTTCCTGTAGCTCGTAGAGGGTTTTATAGGTCAGCCGGATGGGGATTTGGCATTTCTCGGATATTTCGTCGGCAGTATAGGGTGCTTCGTTTTGTTCAAAGCGTCTGGCAATGAGGGACATTATCAAAATGGAGATAAAGTCGCGGTAGCGTCGGCTGATGTTGCGTGTGTCCTTGTCGAAACTGAAGTTTCTGATATTCTGTCCGGCATAGGTCAGCTCGGCACCGAAGAGACAGATGGTCCAAGAGATTTGAAGCCATAGTAAAAACATCGGGAGTGCGGCAAAACTACCGTAAATGGCATTGTAGCGTGACACCCACAGCTGGCTGCTGATATAGAGAAACTGGAAGGCCTGATGTGCCGTACCTGCCAGTATGCCGGATAGGAGGGCATGCTTCAACTTAACCTTTGTATTGGGCATGAAGATGTATAGCGCCGTAAACATAAACCATGTCAGGACAAAGGGGATGAGCCGTATCATGAACTTAGCGACAGGTGCGAGTAATGTAAAGTCTTCGATGTTTTTCACCATCGTACTCATGAAGATGGAGAGACCGCCGGAAAGAACGATCAGGATAGGCATCAAAAGCAGCATGGAGAAGTAATCGGTGATTTTGCGATACATGCTGCGGGCTTTTTTCACCTGCCAGATGCGGTTGAAGGTTATCTCCATGTTGTTGATAAGGTTGAGAACGGTCCACAGTAACATCACCAGACCTACTCCGATGAATACTCCGTTTTTGGTCTGCGACAGATAGGAGTCAACAAACTGCAATATGATTTCCGTTGTCTCCGTCTGACCGCCGAAACCGCTGACTATCTGGCTTTCCATGAGGTTATCGAATCCGAATCCGCGTGCAATGGCAAAGAGGATGGCAAGAATCGGCACGATGGCAAGCAGTGTACTGTATGTCAAGGCCGAGGCTTTGTTTGCTATCCGGTCGTTGGTGAATCGGTTGACGCAGAGGTAGATTGTCTTGATGATATTATACAGGGAGAATGTTGTCCGTGTGACCTCATTTTCCGTAATACGCCAAATGTCGTAGGTCAGGAACTTCAAGAGTATGGCAATGCGCTTATTCATAACTTGGCATTTTTTTAGAAAGAAAAAAGCAGTAGGTCTGTAAGCCGGGTTCTGTTCTTCTGCCGAAGAGAAAGTCCTGTGTCAGGATTATTCATCCCTGACCCTTTGTTTCTCGCCATTTAGAAGTGCCTGCCATTTATCTGAGCCGCATGTCGCCATACGGCTTTAGCGGTCTACCCTCCGACATGGGGCGAGCAACCCTCATAACGCCGGTATACATGACCTTACAACTCCCAAGACGCACAGCCCTTGTGTCGCCACAAGGCCGGTAAGCTCTTACCTCACCTTCTCACCCTTGCCGCAGCCAAAGACTGCGGCGGTTATTTTCTTCTGCGTTACTCTACCCTCGCGGACAGCTTTCTGTTAGGAAGTGGGATGCTCTGTGTTGCCCGGACTTTCCTCGTGCACGCACATGGTGCAGGCGGCAGACCGACCAACTGCTTTATAGCCGACAAAGATACAACAATTTAGCGATTAATCGCAAATAAGCGGATTTTAGAATCTGCGTAGAGTCTGTTTTAGACTTCTTTTTATGATTTATTCTTACAGCCTATTAGATGAAGAAAGAAAAAATAACAAGAAACGATTTCTATGGCCTTGTAAACCTGTCTTGTAGAAATTTACTAAAAATCGAAGCAATTTTTACTGGGTTTTCGAGGAATTTTTAGTAAAAATCCGTCCGGTTTTTAGTAAAAAACAGAACCGGATTTTAGTAAAACAAAATCGAGAAACCAGATTTCTTTACATGTGAGAAGACATGGGATGGATTTGGATGCAGATGCCATCGGTAGTTTTTATTATTAAAAATACTGAAAAGATGTATTTCTTTCGGAATTAATTTGTAACTTTGCTATCGTTAGTAATACTCAAAAAACAGTGGCTGATGAAGAAGTTTTCCTTTATCCTTTTTATTTCTCTATTAATCCCGCTTTTTGCTGTCGCTTCGGAAATGGGAGATCGTACTATTCCTGCTGAAGTGGCACAATTATCTGACAGCTTGAAACGGAAATTTGCACCGGACAAGCGTGTGGCTTTGTTCGATGTGGATTATTCTTTTTCGGGGAAAAACGTGATGTTGCGTGGCGTCACCACTTCGGCTGAAGCAAAGGCGGCACTGCTGGCAGGTTTGGCAAAAAGAGGATACAAAGTGATGGATTGCTTGCGGGTGCTTCCGGATGAGCAGGAACTTAAGGGCAAAACCTATGGCATTGTCAATGTATCGGTGTGCAATCTTCGTGTTGATGCCGATTTCTCTTCGGAGATGATGACACAGGGATTGATGGGCATGCCGGTCAGGATACTGCAACGTGAAGGTTGGTATCGCGTTCAGACACCGGATGACTACATCGCATGGGTGCATCGTGTAGGCGTTTATCCCGTTACAAAAGATGAACTGGCTGCATGGAACGCGGCGGAGAAGATTGTGGTGACCTCGCATTACGGTTTCGTCTATTCAGAACCCGACGCGGCTTCGCAGACCATTTCTGACGTTGTCGCCGGAAACCGTTTGAAGTGGGTAGGCGCCAAAGGAGCTTTTTATAAGGTCGCTTATCCGGATGGTCGAGAGGGGTACATCTCCAAATCGCTCGCTATGCCTGAGAAGAAATGGCGCGTTTCTCTCAAGCAAGATGCGGCAAGCATCATCGCCACGGCCAGCTCCATGATGGGAATACCTTATCTTTGGGCCGGAACGTCATCGAAAGGAGTGGATTGCAGCGGCTTTGTCCGTACCATTCTGTTTATGCACGACATCATTATTCCGCGCGATGCTTCTCAACAGGCATACGTCGGCGAGCATATCGACATTGCTTCCGATTTCGGCAACTTGCAGCCGGGCGACTTGATATTCTTCGGACGCAAAGCAACGCCTGAACGTAAAGAGAGGGTAGTGCACGTCGGAATGTACATCGGCAACCGGCGCTTCATTCATTCGCAAGGAGATGTGCGTATCAGCAGTTTCAATCCCGCAGACGAATATTTTGATGAGTATAATCTGGGACGCTTGTTGTTTGCCTCGCGTATATTGCCTTATATAAATAAGGAGAAGTCGCTAAATACGACGGAGAGGAATGGGTATTATCAGTCTCCTCCCTTACCTCCTCTCCCATAGAGAGGGGGAGTAGATACTCTTACTGATTAGTGTGTAACTATAAATTGAAGCTAAGATAACTTTGCATATAAACTACTAAAAGTAACTTCAAACCTCCCCTCCCTATGGGGAGGGGTCGGGGGAGAGGCTTTTCCTAATTATGTCAACCAGAAGAGATTTCCTAAAAACCGCCGCCTTTGCCGCACTTGGTTCGGGTTTGGCTGTCAATAATGTGTTTGCCGGAGGCAGTGAGTCGCTTTCGTTGTTCAATGTGAACAGCAAAGTGGGTACCACTCCTAAAATGAAACTGCGTTTCTTTCCTTATGAACTGCGGCTGCGGCACGTCTTCACTGTGGCCACTTATTCGCGTACCACCACCCCTGACATTCAAGTGGAGATAGAATATGATGGTATTGTGGGGTATGGCGAGGCCTCTATGCCTCCTTACCTGCAACATGAGTTGGGCACAATGGATAGTGTGATGGCTTTTTTGAAGAAAGTACAGGATGTCATCGGACAGTTTACAGACCCTTTCCGGCTGGAAGATATATTGACCTGTATCGATACGCTATCGCCCGGTGACTCTGCCGCCAAGGCGGCAGTGGACATTGCTTTGCACGACCTTGTAGGTAAGCTGTTGCAAGCCCCTTGGTATAAAATTTGGGGATTAGACAAGGAAAAAGCTCCTTCTACTACCTTTACCATAGGAATAGATACGGCAGATGTGGTGCGTGCAAAAACCAAAGAGTGTGCCGAGCAATTTAATATTCTTAAAGTGAAGTTGGGGAGAGAGAATGATAAAGAAATGATTGAAACCATTCGTTCGGTCACAAATCTTCCGATTGCCATCGATGCCAACCAAGGCTGGAAAGACAAAGCATATGCCCTCGACATGATACATTGGCTGAAGGAAAAAGGCATTGTGATGATAGAGCAACCGATGCCCAAGGAGCAGTTGGATGACATTGCTTGGGTGACCGGGCAAAGCCCCTTGCCGGTGTTTGCCGATGAATCAGTACAGCGTTTAAAGGATGTAGTCCGCTTGAAAGGTGTCTTTACAGGCATCAATATCAAACTGATGAAATGTACCGGAATGCGCGAGGCCTGGAAGATGCTGACTTTAGCACGTGCATTGGACATGAAGGTTATGGTGGGGTGTATGACGGAAACGTCGTGCGCCGTCTCAGCCGCCGCCCAAATTTCTCCGGCAGTAGATTTTGCCGATTTGGATGGCAACCTGCTGATAGCTAATGACCGCTTCAAGGGAATGGAAGTGGTGAAAGGTAAAATTACATTGCCCCATTTGCCGGGTATCGGGGTGATGAAACTATAACTAATGATTATGAAGAAGTTGCTATATGTTATATTTCTGTTCTTGCTGATGTCTGCTTGCAATACAAAGCAGCAGAGTAAGATTTATAATTGGGAAGAGGACTTGCATCAACGTCTGCTTGTGGATTTCTGTATGACAGAAGCTCAAGTGAAAGACTATATCCGCAAATATATTCCCGATGTGACCGACGAGCAAATGCGCCGATGGGAAACTTCCAATGCTTTGGAGTGCATGATGCTGGATGGAGAGAAACGGTATTTTCGTAATGCTGGGCCTAATCTTTTTCGAATAGATTCTGTTTGTGGCAACATCAAAGCGAGCAAAGAAGGAAAAATGGCGAGTGGCAGCGAAAAAGTGAATCAAGAGAATCTGCCCGAAATCATCTCTGTCGTGAAGAAAGAGGCGAAAACGGTTGTTGTGCCCAAACGCATGCGTGTCACCTATACGCTGACGGTTGATACCAATGCCGTACCTGCCGGAAAAATTGTCCGTTGCTGGTTGCCTTATCCTCGCACGGATCAGGTGCGCCAGCAAGATGTCAGGCTTATTTCTGCCAGTGAGCCGGAGTATATTCTGTCTCCGCAAGATTGTCGTCATAGTACGCTGTATATGGAGCAACGTGCCGTCGAAGGCGAGCCTACCGTCTTTTCCGAGACATTTGAATTTACTGCGTACGGTGAGTGGCACAATCTGAAACCGGAAGATGTGTTGCCTTATGATACGAGCACTGCCCTCTATAAGGAATATACGGCCGAACGCGAGAAGCATATCCTCTTTTTGCCTCGTATGCGCGAACTTGCTGCCAGATTGACAGCCGGAGAAACCAATCCTTATCTGAAAGCAAAGCGTATCTTCCGTTGGGTGAACGACCATTTTCCGTGGGCATCGGCACGAGAATATTCTACGATTGAAAATATCCCGGAATATGTATTGGAACATCGTCATGGTGATTGCGGGCAGGTCAGCTTGCTGTTCATCACGCTTTGTCGCATCAGTGGCATCCCTGCGCATTTCCAAAGCGGTTTTATGATGCATCCGCATGCTTGGAATCTACACGATTGGGCGGAAGTCTATTTTGAGGGTGTAGGTTGGGTTCCGGTAGACCAGTCGTTCGGCATTCCTGTTTTTGCCCGCAATGTGGAGGAGGAGTATTTCTTTCTGGGCGGCATTGACTCTTGGCGTATGATTGTGAATACGGATTATGGTATGCCTTTGATACCCGCAAAGAAGTATCCCCGCAGTGAGACCGTTGATTTTCAACGTGGTGAAGTGGAATGGGAGGGCGGTAATCTCTACTTCCCTCAGTGGAATTATCACATGGATATCGATTATCTGAATTATTGAGATAAAATGTGCTGTTCTTTGCACTATCTGTCAGTCTTTTGACAGACGGCAATCGTGCATAAATGCTAATTTGTCAGTCTTCGCCGTTAATCGCTGTTAACCTCTAAATACCCTCTGTTAAAAGAGAACAAAAAAGAGTGACAAGGGGAATAAGAGAACATTTTTTGTCGTTATTTTAACGTCACAATGTTAAACGAAACTTGAATATTAACAGTTTAAAGAATAGAAATTAGTATGAAACAGACAACAAAAAACATCCTTGGAGTTGCGGCTATTGTGCTCCTTAGTTCAGGAGTGGCCGGCATTACTACTTATAGAATGTTGAAGAGCGAGGCGTCGGTTGCCTCAGGTTCGTTCGACGAAATGTTTGAGCAGAATCCCGATGTTCGGTTAGCTTCTTATAGCGCAGCCGCTTTGCAACCGGTCGATTTGACTCAAGCCGCAGAAACTTCCATTCATGGTGTGGTTCATATCCGTTCTACCCAGTCTTCCAAAGTTCGGGAAGTGGAGGTACGCGATCCTTTCTCTGACTTCTTCGGCGATTTCTTTGGCAATCGGGGCGGGACGCAGAAACGTCAGGTGCAGACTCCGGAACGTACCGGTTTCGGTTCGGGAGTTATCATCTCTAAAGACGGCTATATAGTAACAAATAACCATGTGATAGCCGGTGCGGATGAAATCAGCGTGACGCTGAACGATAACCGCCAGTTCAAGGGACGCATTATCGGCACAGATGAAGAAACGGATTTGGCTTTGATTAAAATTGAAGGAGATGAATTTCCTACTGTGCCCGTAGGCGATTCGGATGCGTTGAAAGTGGGAGAGTGGGTACTTGCCGTAGGCAATCCTTTCAATCTGACTTCTACGGTAACGGCCGGTATTGTCAGCGCGAAAGCGCGCTCGTTGGGCATGGGACAGGTGACGGGTAAACAAAGCATAGAGTCCTACATCCAGACGGATGCTGCCATCAATCAGGGTAACAGTGGCGGTGCATTGGTAAATGCGCGTGGTGAACTTGTTGGCATCAATGCGGCCTTGTTTTCGCCGACGGGTTCGAATACCGGTTATGGTTTTGCCATTCCTACCAGCATTATGAAGAAAGTGGTGGCCGACCTAAAGCAGTTTGGTACGGTTCAACGTGTGAAGCTGGGTGTCAGCATCACAAGTCTTACGGAGGAACCCGGCGATACGCAGGTGGCCGACGAGACTGGCAAGAAATTCAGCGACGTGAAGAAAGAAGCGCGTGAGAAGTTTGGAGTGGTAGATGGCCTTTGGGTACGTGAGATTGTGGAAGGAAGTTCTGCTTCCGATTCTGAGATGAAAGTAGATGATGTGATTGTCGGTATGGAGGGCAAGGCTATTCATAAATTTGCCGACCTGCAGGAATTGCTGGCTAAGCATCGCCCGGGCGACAAGGTGCAGGTGAAAGTGATGCGCAATAAGAAAGAGAAGACCATTCCTGTGACATTGAAAAATGAACAAGGCACTACGAAAGTAGTTAAAGACGCGGGAATGGAAATTCTGGGCGCAGCCTTTAAACCGATATCCGATGCCTTGAAGAAACAGCTGAATTTGGCTTACGGCTTGGAAGTAACGGGCGTTACTAATGGCAAGATGGCCGATGCAGGCATTCGCAAAGGTTTTATCATCCTCAAGGCAAACGGTCAGTCGGTAAAGACGGTGGACGATTTGGAAAAGGCGATGAAGGAAGCAAGGAAGTCACCCGAACAAGGGTTGTTCATCACCGGTATGTTCCCATCAGGAAAGCGCGCCATGTATGCCGTAGATTTGACACAAGAATAAAAAAATATAAGGTAAAGATTGTCAGGATACAGAGACAAAGTTAGAGCGAGAAACGTCTAAAGAGGCTCTAATATTAGCGAATAAAATCCCAAAGAAGGTGTCGGCAAGATATTTGTCGGCATCTTTTTGGTTATAATGGTTGAGATATAAATTTGGTGAAAAAGTGGAGATGAAATTCTTGTAACAAAAGATTTTATCATAACTTTGCAACCCAAATCCGTTTTAGATAATGAGACAACTTAAGATTACCAAAAGTATCACTAACAGAGAGAGTGCTTCTCTTGACAAGTATTTGCAGGAAATCGGTCGCGAAGACCTCATTACTGTTGAAGAGGAAGTGGAACTCGCTCAGCGCATCCGCAAGGGTGACCGTGTTGCATTGGAGAAACTGACACGTGCCAATCTGCGTTTCGTTGTATCTGTAGCCAAGCAGTACCAGAACCAGGGTTTGAGTTTGCCCGACTTGATTAATGAGGGTAATTTAGGACTGATCAAGGCTGCCGAAAAGTTCGATGAAACACGTGGATTTAAGTTCATCAGTTATGCAGTGTGGTGGATACGCCAGTCTATTCTACAAGCTTTGGCAGAGCAGTCGCGCATTGTGCGTCTTCCGTTGAATCAGGTAGGTTCGCTGAATAAAATCAGTAAGGCCTTTTCTAAATTTGAACAGGAAAACGAGCGCCGTCCGTCTCCCGAAGAGCTTGCCGAAGAACTGGAAATCCCTGTTGACAAAATCTCTGATACGTTGAAGGTGTCAGGACGCCACATATCGGTGGACGCACCTTTCGTAGAAGGAGAAGACAACAGTTTGCTCGATGTGTTGGTCAACGATGATTCTCCTATGGCCGACCGCTCTTTGGTGAACGAGTCTCTTGCGAGGGAAATTGATAGAGCTCTTTCTACGTTAACCGAACGCGAAAAAGAAATCATACAGATGTTTTTCGGTATCGGACAACAGGAAATGACATTAGAAGAAATCGGCGACAAATTCGGCTTGACCCGTGAGCGTGTACGCCAGATTAAAGAAAAAGCAATCAGAAGATTAAGACAAAGTAATCGTAGCAAATTGCTCAAATCTTATTTGGGATAAATAAGAAATATTGATTTCCGACTTATAGAAAGAATTAAAAACCGTGTGCTTTTCGGAGCATGCGGTTTTTTTCTTATCTTTGCCGCGATTGCTTGTTGATTTTTGTCAATAGCTTTCCGGTTTATTACTAAACTTTTAATTAATTCATGAAATACGTTCGCATACTTTGTGCCGTGGCTTTGGTTTTTGCATTGTGCCCGGCTTTTACAATGAAGAATAAAGAGAAGGCGGTATATGCCTTTGGAGTGGCTGCCTCTTTCAATGATTCAATTGTGTATTATACGGAAATCCAGTTGTTGGATAGTGTGGAATTAGACAAGAATGGTTTCTTGCCCAAGAGGGAGTTATACACATATCAGTTGAAGAATTATTTGGAAGCTGATTTTAAAAAGCCTGACTACACCTGTATGATTTATTTTTCCGAGAACAAAAAGAAGCTGGAAAAAGAAGCTGCCAAAGTGAAAGGGAAGTATAAAAAGAGTACAGGGTTGCTGCTTCAAGGGATAGAGCCTTCTGCTTTTAAGTTCAAGAAGCCTCAGGAATAATCCTTGTGTTTAAAACTCAAACGAATGATTATGAAATTTGATTTTCATCTTTTAATGGGAATATTCTTTTCCATCTTGTTGACCGGATGTGAAAAGAAGGAGTGTCCTGCTCCTCCGGCCGAGGGAAGCCGTACGGTGCTGGTCTATATCGTGGCAGATAAGAATGGTTTGGATGAAAATTACAATAACCAAGATTTTGCGACTAAGGATGTGGAGGAAATGATGGCAGGAATGAAATCTGTCGATTCCTCGCTTCATAACTTGTTGGTTTATTTGGATAATAACGATAAGCCCGTCTTGTTTCGCATACACAAAGACGGCAGTGGGAAAGTGACAAAGGAGATACTTAAAGAATATGATGAACAGGTGTCTACGGAAACACAGGTTATGAAAGAAGTGTTGAGCCGTGCTTTCCAAGAATATCCGGCTGATAGCTACGGGCTGGTGTACTGGTCGCATTGCGACGGATGGATTCCATATCCTTTGGAAATTCCCAGAACCCGTTGGATAGGGCAGGATAGGGGGAATGGTGATGACAGAATGAATATCTCCGGTTTGGTGGAAGTGCTGCAATTGGCTCCACACCTGGAGTTTATCATGTTCGACGCTTGTTTTATGATGTCTGTTGAGGTGGCTTACGAGGTACGCAAATATACTGATTATTATATGGGGTCGCCAACAGAAAATCCGGGGCCGGGTGCTCCTTATGACAGGATTGTGCCATTGATGTTTAAATCGAATGCTGCTGTCGGCATGGCTGAGGAGTATTTTAAGGCCTATAATGAGATTTATACAGGTGGTATCGGTATATCAAACGATAATTGGACGGGGGGGACTTCCATTACTGTTTTAAAAACGGCAGAGTTGGAGAAACTGGCGGCGGCTACAAAGCAGGTTTTGCAGAGCGGTATGGGTGTTTCGGAGCTTCGTTCCAAAGTGTTTGATTACGATAAACGTACTTCCATAAGTAGTTATGTCGGTTATTTCGATATGGTGGAAATGATGGAATATCTGACAGATGATGCCGGCTATCAGGCGTGGAAGCAGGCTTTTGCATCTGCCCTC
Protein-coding regions in this window:
- a CDS encoding transglutaminase-like domain-containing protein, with the translated sequence MKKLLYVIFLFLLMSACNTKQQSKIYNWEEDLHQRLLVDFCMTEAQVKDYIRKYIPDVTDEQMRRWETSNALECMMLDGEKRYFRNAGPNLFRIDSVCGNIKASKEGKMASGSEKVNQENLPEIISVVKKEAKTVVVPKRMRVTYTLTVDTNAVPAGKIVRCWLPYPRTDQVRQQDVRLISASEPEYILSPQDCRHSTLYMEQRAVEGEPTVFSETFEFTAYGEWHNLKPEDVLPYDTSTALYKEYTAEREKHILFLPRMRELAARLTAGETNPYLKAKRIFRWVNDHFPWASAREYSTIENIPEYVLEHRHGDCGQVSLLFITLCRISGIPAHFQSGFMMHPHAWNLHDWAEVYFEGVGWVPVDQSFGIPVFARNVEEEYFFLGGIDSWRMIVNTDYGMPLIPAKKYPRSETVDFQRGEVEWEGGNLYFPQWNYHMDIDYLNY
- a CDS encoding C40 family peptidase, which translates into the protein MKKFSFILFISLLIPLFAVASEMGDRTIPAEVAQLSDSLKRKFAPDKRVALFDVDYSFSGKNVMLRGVTTSAEAKAALLAGLAKRGYKVMDCLRVLPDEQELKGKTYGIVNVSVCNLRVDADFSSEMMTQGLMGMPVRILQREGWYRVQTPDDYIAWVHRVGVYPVTKDELAAWNAAEKIVVTSHYGFVYSEPDAASQTISDVVAGNRLKWVGAKGAFYKVAYPDGREGYISKSLAMPEKKWRVSLKQDAASIIATASSMMGIPYLWAGTSSKGVDCSGFVRTILFMHDIIIPRDASQQAYVGEHIDIASDFGNLQPGDLIFFGRKATPERKERVVHVGMYIGNRRFIHSQGDVRISSFNPADEYFDEYNLGRLLFASRILPYINKEKSLNTTERNGYYQSPPLPPLP
- a CDS encoding Crp/Fnr family transcriptional regulator, with protein sequence MDALLKETVNNTISSQYPGMTLEGRKLIEEILIRKEVEKGEILLRQGQISHNIVIVGKGMLRQFYYKNGKDLTEHFSYEGCIIICIESTLKQEPTHLMIEALEPSIVYLLPYNKLSMLTEMSWEVNMFYRKILENSLITSQVKADSWRFETARERYNRLVANQPEVVKRAPLSHIASYLLMTPETLSRVRSGAL
- a CDS encoding MATE family efflux transporter, encoding MIQQENLKKRLAKLAAPIFIETLLIMMLGAVDTFMLSRYSDNSVAAVGVVNQIIMLTFLVFEVINLGTSVLCSQYLGAKLHKNVVQVVGVSILMNFVVGITVSLILYFCARPILQLMGLTSTLMEDGMDYMRIVGAFAFFQALSLTLSASLRSANKAVYPMMVTVIVNILNIVGNYSLIFGCFGFPELGVEGAAISTAFSRGVSMIILFVILFRKHIPRFPMAYFRPFPWTELKNLLKVGLPSAGEQLSYSSSQVVITYFINILGVEALATRTYCVNIIMFAYLFSISMAQGGAICIGHLIGERKPRAAFLMGKYVMKKSVMITVLLSGILALFGHSIFGWLTSNPEIIRMGAIILFIDIVLEIGRPINIFATNALRAAGDVNYPFYVGLVMQWSVAVGVGYFFGIFLGWGIYGMWIAFLLDENIRGFIFVRRWYSMKWLSKNFV
- a CDS encoding YihY/virulence factor BrkB family protein, which encodes MNKRIAILLKFLTYDIWRITENEVTRTTFSLYNIIKTIYLCVNRFTNDRIANKASALTYSTLLAIVPILAILFAIARGFGFDNLMESQIVSGFGGQTETTEIILQFVDSYLSQTKNGVFIGVGLVMLLWTVLNLINNMEITFNRIWQVKKARSMYRKITDYFSMLLLMPILIVLSGGLSIFMSTMVKNIEDFTLLAPVAKFMIRLIPFVLTWFMFTALYIFMPNTKVKLKHALLSGILAGTAHQAFQFLYISSQLWVSRYNAIYGSFAALPMFLLWLQISWTICLFGAELTYAGQNIRNFSFDKDTRNISRRYRDFISILIMSLIARRFEQNEAPYTADEISEKCQIPIRLTYKTLYELQEINLLHEVMTDEKSEDIAYQPSIDINQLTVALLLDKLDTHGSEDFKIDKDNEFNKQWKVLLTAREEYYNKSGNLLLKDL
- a CDS encoding dipeptide epimerase — translated: MSTRRDFLKTAAFAALGSGLAVNNVFAGGSESLSLFNVNSKVGTTPKMKLRFFPYELRLRHVFTVATYSRTTTPDIQVEIEYDGIVGYGEASMPPYLQHELGTMDSVMAFLKKVQDVIGQFTDPFRLEDILTCIDTLSPGDSAAKAAVDIALHDLVGKLLQAPWYKIWGLDKEKAPSTTFTIGIDTADVVRAKTKECAEQFNILKVKLGRENDKEMIETIRSVTNLPIAIDANQGWKDKAYALDMIHWLKEKGIVMIEQPMPKEQLDDIAWVTGQSPLPVFADESVQRLKDVVRLKGVFTGINIKLMKCTGMREAWKMLTLARALDMKVMVGCMTETSCAVSAAAQISPAVDFADLDGNLLIANDRFKGMEVVKGKITLPHLPGIGVMKL